In bacterium, the genomic window CGCTATCGACGCCGCGGGCCGCTTCCGCTACGCCAACCTCGAGTTCGTACGCCGCGCGTCGCCGCGTTTGCCCTTCGACGACGGCACTTTCGATTTGATAATCGTCAACCACGTCTACGAACACGTCCGCGACGTCGAGACGTTCTTCGCCGAAATCCGCCGCCTGCTCAAGCCGGGCGGCGTGGCGTACCTGGCGGCGGCGGGTAAATACCAACTACTCGAGCCGCATTACCATTTACCGTTCCTCTCCTGGCTGCCGCGGCGCGCCGCGAACGCGTATCAGCGCGCGAGCGGGCGGGAAGAGGAATACGACGTGAACCTTTTGAGCTACCGCAAGCTCTTTCGATTACTCGAGCCGTTCGACGTCCGGGAATACACGGCCGCGGTGGTCGCGGACCCGCGCGGATTCGCGGCGG contains:
- a CDS encoding class I SAM-dependent methyltransferase, which produces MNGEEAGYASPPDQLVRLADVQRGVRKGRKIRRVLEAELGPAPWPELRGLDLGCGPGVITAYLARLTAGFVGVDVDAAAIDAAGRFRYANLEFVRRASPRLPFDDGTFDLIIVNHVYEHVRDVETFFAEIRRLLKPGGVAYLAAAGKYQLLEPHYHLPFLSWLPRRAANAYQRASGREEEYDVNLLSYRKLFRLLEPFDVREYTAAVVADPRGFAADDVVPRWRPLQRLLAALTRVIPATAPTRIFVLRRREDSDG